In Acinetobacter sp. C32I, one genomic interval encodes:
- the katG gene encoding catalase/peroxidase HPI, producing the protein MSQDDTLKTNTTSSGQCPVLHGGNTEISSGPMAWWPNALNLDILSQHDHKTDPMDPDFDYAKAFSELDLEAVKQDLRELINTSQSWWPADWGSYIGMMVRTAWHLAGSYRKQDGRGGANTGNQRFAPLNSWPDNVNTDKGRRLLWPIKRKYGNKISWGDLIVLAGTVAYDVAGLKTFGFAGGRLDIWHPEKDVYWGSEHKWLDATKNRYENDQDRSSLENPLAAVQMGLIYVNPEGVDGVPDPLRTAQDMRTTFDRMGMDDEETVALTAGGHTVGKAHGNGKAENLGADVEGADVEFQGLGWHNSAGTGNAENTMVSGIEGAWTTHPTKWDNEFFYLLFSYDWELRKSPAGAHQWEPINIKEEDKPVDAHNPNVRRNPIMTDADMALKIDPEYRKISERFYREPAYLAEVFARAWFKLTHRDMGPKSRYLGTDVPAEDLIWQDPIPTVDYTLTDAEIAELKAKLLASGLTAADLISTAWDSARTYRGSDYRGGANGARIRLAPQKDWIGNEPERLQKVLNVLESIQASLTKKVSIADLIVLGGTAAVEQAAHKAGVQITVPFAAGRGDATAEQTDVYSFEPLEPLHDGFRNWQKQHYSATPEELLLDRAQLMGLTAPEMTVLVGGLRVLGANYGNNPQGVLTDRVGVLSNDFFVNLTDMQYNWKPTGRNSYDIVERNSGAVKWTASRVDLVFGSNSILRSYAEVYAQDDNKEKFVKDFVKAWVKVMNADRFDLA; encoded by the coding sequence ATGAGCCAAGACGACACATTAAAAACCAATACAACTTCTTCGGGACAATGTCCTGTTCTACACGGTGGCAATACAGAGATCAGTAGTGGCCCAATGGCATGGTGGCCAAATGCCTTAAATCTCGATATTTTAAGTCAACATGATCATAAAACCGATCCAATGGATCCAGACTTCGATTATGCCAAAGCCTTTTCAGAATTAGATCTCGAAGCCGTCAAACAAGATTTACGTGAACTGATTAATACCAGTCAAAGCTGGTGGCCTGCCGATTGGGGCAGTTATATCGGCATGATGGTACGTACCGCTTGGCATCTTGCAGGAAGCTACCGTAAACAAGATGGGCGTGGCGGTGCCAATACAGGTAACCAACGTTTTGCACCCTTGAATAGCTGGCCAGATAACGTCAATACCGATAAAGGCCGTCGTTTACTTTGGCCGATCAAGCGCAAATATGGCAACAAAATCTCATGGGGGGACTTGATTGTCCTTGCGGGAACCGTTGCTTATGACGTCGCAGGTTTAAAAACCTTTGGTTTTGCTGGTGGTCGCCTTGACATCTGGCATCCAGAAAAAGATGTGTACTGGGGCAGTGAGCATAAGTGGTTAGATGCCACTAAAAACCGTTATGAAAATGACCAAGACCGTAGCTCACTTGAAAATCCTCTCGCTGCAGTACAAATGGGCTTGATTTACGTCAACCCTGAAGGCGTTGATGGCGTTCCAGACCCGTTACGCACGGCACAAGATATGCGTACGACCTTTGACCGCATGGGTATGGATGATGAAGAAACCGTGGCGTTGACCGCAGGTGGTCATACGGTGGGTAAAGCTCATGGTAATGGTAAGGCGGAAAATCTGGGTGCGGATGTTGAAGGTGCAGATGTTGAATTCCAAGGCTTGGGCTGGCACAACTCGGCGGGTACAGGGAATGCTGAAAACACCATGGTTAGTGGTATCGAAGGTGCGTGGACCACACATCCAACCAAATGGGATAATGAATTCTTCTATTTATTGTTCAGCTATGATTGGGAACTGCGCAAGAGTCCTGCGGGCGCACATCAGTGGGAACCTATCAATATCAAAGAAGAAGATAAACCTGTAGATGCACACAACCCGAATGTACGTCGCAACCCAATCATGACCGATGCCGATATGGCACTCAAAATTGATCCTGAATATCGCAAAATTTCTGAACGCTTTTATCGTGAACCTGCTTATTTGGCAGAAGTGTTTGCACGTGCTTGGTTTAAACTCACCCACCGTGATATGGGACCAAAGAGCCGCTACTTAGGTACAGATGTGCCTGCTGAGGATCTCATTTGGCAAGATCCAATTCCAACTGTAGATTACACCTTAACGGATGCAGAAATTGCTGAACTCAAAGCAAAATTACTTGCAAGTGGTCTAACTGCCGCAGATTTAATTAGCACCGCTTGGGACAGTGCACGTACTTATCGTGGTTCTGATTATCGTGGTGGTGCCAACGGCGCACGTATCCGTTTAGCACCGCAAAAAGACTGGATCGGCAATGAGCCTGAACGCTTACAAAAAGTGTTGAACGTACTGGAATCCATCCAAGCGAGTTTAACTAAAAAAGTCAGTATCGCTGATCTAATCGTATTGGGTGGTACGGCTGCGGTTGAGCAAGCGGCGCATAAAGCAGGCGTACAAATTACGGTTCCATTTGCAGCAGGTCGTGGTGATGCTACAGCGGAACAAACGGATGTCTATTCATTTGAACCTTTAGAGCCACTGCATGACGGTTTCCGCAACTGGCAAAAGCAGCATTATTCTGCAACACCAGAGGAATTATTATTGGACCGTGCACAACTCATGGGCTTAACTGCTCCTGAAATGACGGTATTGGTCGGCGGCTTACGTGTATTGGGTGCCAACTATGGCAACAATCCTCAAGGCGTCTTGACGGATCGTGTTGGGGTACTCAGCAACGATTTCTTCGTAAATTTAACGGATATGCAATACAACTGGAAACCAACAGGTCGTAATAGCTACGACATCGTTGAGCGTAACAGTGGTGCTGTTAAATGGACTGCGAGCCGTGTAGATCTAGTGTTTGGTTCAAACTCGATTTTACGTTCTTATGCAGAGGTTTATGCACAAGACGACAATAAAGAAAAGTTTGTCAAAGACTTTGTTAAAGCATGGGTTAAAGTCATGAATGCAGACCGTTTTGATCTTGCATAA